The Methanocella arvoryzae MRE50 genome includes a region encoding these proteins:
- a CDS encoding ATP-dependent DNA helicase codes for MKIAELNLPQALKDFYTGSGIPELYPPQAEAIRQGLLDGKNLLAAIPTASGKTLLAEMAMLKSIAEGGKAIYIVPLKALASEKYDRFLEFSKLPIKPDGVKVGIATGDFDSRDEYLGEKDIIVATSEKTDSLLRNGASWLSGLSVVVADEVHLIDSPNRGPTLEVTLAKLRKINVNLQILALSATIGNAKALAKWMDAALVQSEWRPTTLKEGVFYGRAITFKKEKRTVNNAGPDEVNSLVADTLEEGGQCLVFANTRKSSESIAQKVARSLSKKLQPAEKEQLAKLKQDVLRHAETDTCEKLAECVGNGVAFHHAGLKGEHRRIVEDGFRQNILKVIACTPTLAAGLNLPARRVIIRDYKRFDVNYGSVPIPVLEYKQMAGRAGRPRLDPYGEAVLIAKNYDEFGELMENYINADPEHITSKLGTEPAMRAHALSAVATDFCRSRQDLKAFMDTTFFAYQRGDLSHVIDNVLNFLLEENMIIESKGGSLKATDLGSLVSKLYIDPLSAALIAEGLEKAKKRPDVAEFGLLHLICSTPDVKSLYLRRGDYSWIIRYADEHASDFLSDVPDSYGDDVEFEQFLAGVKTAALAEMWINEKSEEAITTFFNIGPGDIRNLMETCTWLMHGTAEISALLGAPATRTARELAIRIENGASRELLDLITLKGVGRVRARKLYDAGYTSRDKLKAAEIPAIAAIPGIGDKLAVSIMSQLGRKVDHTPPETEEQPQVSGQSTLFSFDG; via the coding sequence ATGAAGATCGCCGAGCTTAACCTGCCCCAGGCACTAAAGGATTTCTACACCGGGTCCGGCATCCCGGAGCTCTACCCGCCCCAGGCTGAAGCGATCAGACAAGGGCTGCTCGACGGCAAAAACCTGCTCGCCGCCATCCCGACGGCCAGCGGGAAAACGCTGCTGGCGGAGATGGCTATGCTCAAGTCCATCGCCGAAGGCGGCAAGGCGATCTACATCGTGCCCCTGAAGGCACTGGCCTCCGAGAAGTACGACCGCTTTCTAGAATTTTCTAAGCTGCCGATCAAGCCGGACGGCGTCAAAGTCGGCATCGCCACAGGCGACTTCGACTCCCGTGACGAATACCTCGGAGAGAAGGATATCATAGTCGCCACATCAGAAAAAACCGACTCCCTGCTCCGCAACGGCGCGTCCTGGCTGTCCGGCCTGAGCGTGGTCGTCGCCGACGAGGTCCACCTCATAGACTCGCCAAACCGCGGGCCTACCCTGGAGGTCACTCTCGCCAAGCTGAGGAAGATCAACGTGAACCTGCAGATCCTGGCGCTGTCCGCGACGATAGGCAACGCTAAGGCACTGGCGAAGTGGATGGACGCCGCCCTCGTCCAGAGCGAATGGCGGCCCACAACCCTGAAGGAAGGCGTCTTCTACGGCCGGGCGATCACCTTCAAAAAAGAAAAGCGCACCGTCAATAACGCCGGCCCCGACGAAGTGAATTCGCTGGTGGCAGACACGCTCGAAGAGGGCGGCCAGTGCCTCGTCTTCGCCAACACAAGGAAGAGCAGCGAAAGCATCGCCCAGAAAGTCGCCCGCTCCCTCTCGAAAAAGCTCCAGCCCGCAGAGAAGGAGCAATTAGCGAAGCTCAAGCAGGACGTCCTGCGCCACGCGGAAACTGACACTTGCGAGAAGCTCGCCGAATGCGTCGGCAACGGCGTCGCCTTCCACCACGCAGGCCTCAAGGGAGAGCACCGCCGCATAGTGGAAGACGGGTTCAGGCAGAACATCCTCAAAGTCATCGCATGCACACCCACGCTGGCCGCAGGCCTCAACCTCCCGGCGAGAAGAGTGATCATAAGAGACTACAAACGGTTCGACGTGAACTACGGCAGCGTCCCCATCCCCGTGCTGGAATACAAGCAGATGGCCGGCCGGGCAGGCAGGCCGAGGCTCGACCCCTACGGGGAAGCCGTCCTAATCGCCAAAAACTACGACGAGTTCGGGGAACTCATGGAGAACTACATCAACGCCGACCCCGAACACATCACCTCAAAGCTCGGCACCGAGCCCGCCATGCGGGCCCACGCCCTCTCCGCAGTGGCGACAGACTTCTGCCGCAGCCGCCAGGACCTGAAGGCGTTCATGGACACCACCTTCTTCGCTTACCAGCGAGGAGACTTATCCCACGTCATCGACAACGTGCTGAACTTCCTCCTCGAAGAGAACATGATCATCGAAAGCAAAGGCGGCAGCCTAAAAGCCACCGATCTCGGCTCGCTGGTATCCAAACTCTACATCGACCCCCTCTCAGCCGCACTCATAGCCGAAGGCCTCGAGAAGGCGAAAAAACGGCCCGACGTGGCAGAATTCGGCCTGCTCCACCTCATCTGCTCCACCCCCGACGTCAAATCCCTGTACCTGCGCCGGGGCGACTACTCCTGGATCATCCGGTATGCCGACGAGCACGCGTCCGACTTCCTCTCCGACGTGCCCGACAGCTACGGCGACGACGTGGAGTTTGAGCAGTTCCTCGCAGGCGTGAAAACCGCCGCGCTGGCCGAAATGTGGATCAACGAGAAGAGCGAGGAAGCCATCACCACCTTCTTCAACATCGGCCCCGGAGACATCAGGAACCTCATGGAAACATGCACCTGGCTCATGCACGGCACCGCAGAAATATCCGCCCTGCTCGGGGCGCCAGCCACTCGCACGGCAAGAGAACTGGCCATCAGGATAGAAAACGGCGCCAGCCGCGAACTGCTCGACCTGATCACGCTGAAAGGCGTAGGCCGCGTCAGGGCGAGAAAACTCTACGACGCAGGCTACACCAGCAGGGATAAGCTCAAAGCCGCAGAAATCCCCGCTATCGCAGCCATACCGGGCATCGGGGACAAGCTCGCCGTCAGCATCATGAGCCAGCTGGGCAGAAAAGTTGATCATACCCCCCCGGAGACGGAGGAGCAGCCCCAGGTGTCCGGCCAGAGCACGCTCTTCAGTTTCGACGGCTGA
- the cgi121 gene encoding KEOPS complex subunit Cgi121, with protein MAPLIITGGKKHIADVKTFLKAAADIGASYGVTVQAVNADAIAGRMHLEYATKKAIESFRQKRNLARDLGMEIMLYLRGRRQIERALDLGVKQGDNNVAILIIGDDAEKALPAAMELLDAVDEKVVDYSHDKDLLLMKLYEITPAEIEIVGRDRIPELVRERSALLEFEK; from the coding sequence ATGGCTCCCCTCATCATCACCGGCGGAAAGAAACACATCGCCGACGTCAAAACATTTCTCAAAGCCGCAGCCGACATCGGCGCCAGCTACGGCGTCACCGTGCAGGCCGTGAACGCAGACGCCATTGCAGGCAGGATGCACCTGGAGTACGCCACAAAAAAGGCGATCGAGTCTTTCAGGCAGAAGCGAAACCTGGCCCGTGACCTGGGTATGGAAATCATGCTCTACCTCAGGGGCCGCAGGCAGATCGAAAGAGCGCTCGACCTGGGCGTCAAACAGGGCGACAACAACGTGGCCATCCTTATCATAGGAGACGACGCCGAAAAAGCCCTGCCGGCAGCTATGGAACTGCTGGATGCCGTAGACGAAAAAGTCGTCGACTACTCGCATGATAAAGACCTTCTGCTGATGAAGCTTTACGAGATCACGCCGGCGGAGATCGAGATCGTGGGCCGCGACCGGATACCTGAACTGGTCAGAGAACGGTCGGCGCTGTTAGAGTTCGAGAAATAA